A stretch of Hoplias malabaricus isolate fHopMal1 chromosome 10, fHopMal1.hap1, whole genome shotgun sequence DNA encodes these proteins:
- the LOC136708029 gene encoding cyclic nucleotide-gated channel beta-3-like gives MFSTLKKIFRGPLVDPTPAPDPAPDPAPAQSSAPASSPAPAPAPAPAPSPAAQPGKDDKPTDNSNEPKNEIKEEKPPAPVAAPAPAPAPSQETEKKPADPPNGQPPEEGKDSEPTPPRPIIINQFSDNQLREVIKRMRDRTKLYKEKVIDPYATSPELSPPVTPVLRKEDFLKKQEEERKRKEEEERIAKEKEAKKAAEAAEKKKDEKKKEDKKEPAPEKEEDKSFFPKIKCTCIDIMLKPIEDKMDEVLGKSIDPFTDRRYITWLSIVTIAFNYNIWFIPVRMAFPYHTPRAIPFWVLADISADLIYIIDMVLFQPRLQFCKGGDIVYDRAVIKKNYRESSKFQYALMSVLPMDLLYIPFGFGSIFRANRILRYEAFFEFSDRLEGIMTKAYIWRVIRTIGYLLYILHLNSCLYYVASAYQGIGSTKWVYSGKGSAYLRCFFYSEKSLLMIAELPFPDTLFGQIFQMTNYFFGAIFLSIVLGQMRDVIGAATAGQTYFRASMDSCVGYMVTNRIPKLVQHRVRTWYNYTWASQGMLDESELLEQMPLVMRTAIAVDINLATFQKIDLFKGCENQMLVDMLLRLKSIVYLPGDFVCKKGDIGKEMYIIKAGEVQVIGGPDNKIVFVTLKAGCVFGEISLLQSSANGGNRRTANVAAHGFANLFVLDKKDLNDILVHYPESQKVLARKGRKLMKAKGPAAAKAEEEKKKGLALFGPKPPTPKMLRAFGGFHRKGFIDKLKAATTKD, from the exons ATGTTCAGCACACTCAAGAAGATCTTTCGTGGTCCTTTGGTGGATCCTACACCAgcccctgatccagcccctgatCCAGCCCCAGCTCAGAGTTCAGCTCCCGCTTCAAGCCCTgccccagccccagccccagcTCCAGCTCCAAGCCCAGCGGCTCAGCCAGGAAAG GATGATAAGCCTACAGACAACAGCAATGAGCCCAAGAATGAGATTAAGGAGGAAAAACCACCTG CTCCAGTGGCAGCACCTGCCCCTGCTCCTGCCCCTTCCCAAGAAACAGAGAAGAAGCCAGCTGACCCTCCCAATGGCCAGCCACCAGAGGAAGG GAAAGACTCAGAGCCCACTCCACCTCGTCCAATCATAATAAACCAATTTTCAGATAATCAGCTTCGAGAAGTAATCAAACGGATGCGGGACAGAACTAAACTATACAAAGAGAAAGTCATTGACCCCTACGCCACCTCCCCAGAGCTCAGCCCACCTGTCA CACCTGTTCTGAGAAAAGAAGATTTCCTGAAAAAGcaagaagaggagaggaaaagaaaagaagaggaggaaagGATAGCAAAGGAAAAGGAGGCCAAGAAAGCTGCAGAAGCagctgagaaaaagaaagatgagaaaaagaaagaagataAGAAAGAGCCTGCTCCAGAAAAGGAGGAAGACAAATCTTTTTTTCCAAAAATCAAATGCACCTGTATAGATATTATGTTGAAGCCCATTGAAGACAAAATGGATGAGGTTCTGGGCAAATCTATAGATCCATTTACAG ATCGCCGGTACATCACCTGGCTTAGCATTGTGACAATTGCCTTCAACTACAACATATGGTTCATCCCAGTTCGCATGGCCTTCCCGTATCACACTCCTCGTGCAATTCCCTTCTGGGTTTTAGCAGACATCTCAGCTGACCTTATCTACATCATTGACATGGTCCTCTTCCAGCCACGGCTGCAGTTCTGCAAGGGTGGAGACATCGTT TATGACAGAGCTGTAATTAAGAAGAATTACAGGGAATCCTCAAAATTTCAG TATGCTCTGATGTCAGTCTTGCCCATGGACCTGCTGTACATTCCATTTGGATTTGGATCCATCTTCAGAGCCAATCGCATTTTGCGG tatGAGGCATTTTTTGAGTTCAGTGATCGACTTGAGGGCATTATGACAAAGGCCTACATCTGGAG agtAATCCGTACCATTGGATATCTTCTTTACATTCTTCATCTCAACTCTTGCCTTTACTATGTGGCATCTGCTTACCAAGGCATTGGTTCCACCAAGTGGGTCTACAGCGGAAAAGGCAGTGC CTACCTGAGGTGTTTCTTCTACTCAGAGAAATCCCTGTTGATGATTGCGGAACTACCTTTTCCAGACACGTTATTTGGTCAGATCTTTCAGATGACTAACTATTTTTTTGGTGCTATTTTTTTGTCCATCGTTCTTGGCCAG aTGAGAGATGTTATTGGAGCAGCCACTGCAGGTCAGACATATTTCCGAGCTTCTATGGACTCTTGTGTGGGCTACATGGTGACAAATCGAATTCCAAAACTGGTACAGCACAGAGTACGTACATGGTACAACTACACCTGGGCCTCACAGGGAATGCTGG ATGAGTCAGAGTTGCTGGAGCAAATGCCTCTGGTGATGAGAACAGCTATCGCTGTGGACATCAATCTTGCCACTTTCCAAAAAATTGATCTGTTTAAG GGATGTGAAAACCAGATGCTTGTGGACATGCTGCTGAGGCTTAAGTCTATTGTGTATCTGCCTGGAGACTTTGTGTGCAAGAAA GGTGACATTGGTAAGGAGATGTATATCATCAAGGCCGGTGAGGTGCAGGTAATCGGTGGGCCTGACAACAAGATTGTTTTTGTGACACTTAAGGCAGGCTGTGTGTTTGGTGAGATCAG TCTTCTACAGTCCTCAGCAAATGGAGGAAACAGAAGAACTGCTAACGTGGCAGCACATGGATTTGCTAACCTGTTTGTGCTGGACAAGAAAGACCTTAATGACATCCTGGTTCACTATCCAGAGTC